TCGGCAATCCAAGACAAATTGCAACGTCCTAAAAAAGTTGTCAATAATTGTTCGTCCAAAATCAGTATCcaattttaacaaaaagaaGTGTAACTCTCAGGTGGAAAATTCTCGCATTGTTTCCAATCATGTACCTCTCAGGTGGTACGTAACCCTGATCATGATCGGAGGTGGGACCATGAAAATATTTTTCCAAATCGTGTGCGGTGAGACATGCCGCCACGTAAATCCACTGTCAACGATAGAGCGGTACTTGCTGTTCACCGGCACTGCCATTCTTCTCGCTCAGCTTCCTAACCTCAACCAAAGTATTAAATATCagtaatatcgaaaatatcggtagtcaagaaacacggaaatatcgatagaaatatcgagatattattgatatcgataaaaataatatggaaaccacggaaattgtaagaaaaacttagaaatttttattgaaactttgcaggatgtttatttagtcaattatctattagtttatcacaaaaaattggaaggaaatgtattgcatgatggatttaactgatttaagttgattatatagcgagctggcaaacattgtgagtgtagaaaatatgtagtaattaatgaaagaagtttaaacacacagTCACAGACTATCAAAAATTGTACATGTAAAAGCTGTAAAAGTTGAATTAtttagatgttttttttttcttacacgccacccacacacacacacacagactcTCACACGccaacacacgcacacacagatCACACACGCATACACACATCACACACGCAGACAGAGACTGAggtctctctctcgatccttctctcttctctcccttctccattctcccacacacacacacagagatctctcgatctcttttctcccttctcccacacacacgcacagagacatCGCCCCTCGTCATCGTCATCGTCTCCCACACACGCGCACAGAGACCTCGCCCCTCGCCTCTCGTCATCGTCTCCACCGCAGATCTAGGTCTTTGAACGTCAAAGTTTCAAGCGCGCCTCAGATCCAGGCGATCTGATTCTGACGCCGTAGTCGTCGCCGCCGCCACTAACTTCCTAAGCCAAGAATGGAGAACTTGATCTCGTTGGTGAACAAAATCTAGAGAGCTTGTACTGCTCTAGGGGACTATGGCGAAGGTAGGGCATTCGTCGTCGCCGTCGTTGCCATCGCCGTCGGTGGTTAGGTCAACTCCCGGTCCCTCACCTTCttacctcttcgattgattcatgCATATGAATTGTGGTTGTGTTTTCAATCGCTTTGTAGCTTAGATCTTGATCTTAATcatgtttttgcaaggtttttgggacgaaatcggcaCGCCTATTTCCGACGTTCTTCTCTGATTCACACGTATctaaaaatatcgcgatattttcggtaatatcgcgatattattgatattatcgaaaatatcgcgatattttgtcGAAAACTGCTTGGATAAGGATTAAAATATTGGTAACCCGAAaaaccgatattatcggcgaaatatcgcccaTAATATCGGCATTTCAGACCTTGACCTCAACTCAATAGCCGGGATTTCCCTCACTGGGGCTATGACTACCGTAAGCTACTGCACACTCATTTGGGTGGTTTCTGTCACCAAAGATAGACCCAACGGTGTTTCTTATAAGCCGCTGGAAACAAAATCTGATGTAGCCACCGTTTTCAGTGTCCTAAATGCGCTTGGGATCACTACCTTCGCTTTCAGAGGCCACAACCCTGTGCTTGAGATACAGGTAACTGACTAAATGTGTGGACATCCTGTTGATATCGGTAAATATAACGTCAATGTTGTTGATATATTATTGGTATGATTGTCGATatgttgtaaatattttgtctACAAGTGCACTTAACCACAACCTAGTAAAAGTAATATATACATAAATTATTTGGAATATTTGCAGGGAACCATGCCTTCGAGCTCTAAACGGCCGTCGCGTTTGCCAATGTGGGAGGGAGTCATCCCATTCCTTAATATTCAAAACgtcttttgcttttgactaAACTGAAATTAGCAAATGTTTTTTTGACCTGGATTGCGTATTGTATCTATGGCAGATACCTTCAAGCGGGGGATGTTAAATGCTTTGAACAAATACCACGGACATGACACATCAAAATTTGTCCTAGGATTGACAAGCATGCTCCTCGTGGTTCACAGCCTCAGCTCCCTTCAAACATATGCAATGCTGGTTTTCGACAATCTCGAATTCAGATTTACTTACTAGCAGCGTGAACAAACCGTGTCCTTGGTGGCTACGCTCCGGATTTAGGATTTTCTTCGGCTGCTTTGCATTTTTTATATCTATTATATCTATTGCAATACCATTCTTGCCCAGCCTAGCAGGAATTATCGGAGGAGTTGCGGTACCAATCACCTTGGCGTATCCATGTTTCATGTGGATACTGATTAAGAAACCTTGTAAATGTTGCACAATTTTTAACTGGGCACTCGGAGCCTTGGGGATAGTCCTTAGCATTTTAATCGTCACCGGAGCAATTTGGAACATAGTCACCATATGGGAATAGAAGTCCACTTCTTCAAGCCTCAAGAAGCAACCGTGGCAATAAGAACACCAAGGAGCATCCCGCTCTCGACCTTAACTATCAACCAATGCCTCCATTTTCCCCTGGTCATATAAGCATACAACCATTGCCTTGTAAAGGAACATACCCAACGCTAATCCTAAAGAACGAAGTGGCAATTTTAACAACGGTTCTGACATCTAAAGTAATTTTACTTCATGCTGCACATCCACACAGTAATATAACACTTTGGGGTATATGCATCTGAAATGTCATAGACTTGTTTCTTATGTCATTGTATTGTTTATAAGTAAAGAAAACATCACTATATCATTAGTAATAGGCCGACAACAGAATATTCTCAGTAGTAACAGAAGAAACCGCTTGGTTAACTAACCTTTCCTCCCCTCACTAACGAAATcttactatcttgatcaatcaACTTGTCACTCTGATCAGCATCTTCCACAGTAATCACATCAATTTTTTACCTAACCTTTGAACGCAATGATTACACATTCCACCCTGATCAACATGCCATACAGACCAAATGCAATGGCCAAGACTTTTCCAGATGTACACAATAAGGTTGGGTAGCGCGTGCCCCTCATCTAGTATTACATAGATAATGGAAGAAGCATCCTCCGTTTCTTTTTCCTAGCCAATCTCACTTGCTTTGTAACTTTTATGCACAAAAGCAAGAGCATTGCAATGCATACTAAGACGAAAGCAAGTCGCATATGCCTAAAATATAAAGAAACTGCCGAAAAAACCAGGAATGCTAGGATTACCAGTTCCCATATTACAAAGAGCACAACATCCACCCTGCATCCACAAGTTGGGgcaaaaaaagaaatattaacATCTCAGATATATCAGTATGAAAAATATGCACAAACACAATACTCCTACATTATCAAAAAGGGTCAGTTCTAACCAAGTTCATTAAGTGCAAAAGACTAGAGAACATCAAGAAAATCAAAGACGAACATAAAAGCAGCACGAGCCTAAATGCAATCACTATCCAAGAGAACCCTAATGACACATCATCATCTTCACAAACTGAATCTTCTAATGATCAGCAAACCAACAGTTGTTACCAGTTAGTTGATTCATTGTTATGTTTAGTTTCAGTCAATACAGTTAGATAGTTAGATACTGTTAGCTGAGTTGGGCAAGTGTTAGCCTGTATGTCCAAACCTATTTAAACATCTCCGTAATCATTATCAGTCATATCGagaaaatcatttcatttttcattttctctcttgTGTATCCTTAAAACCTGCTATTTACGGGAAGTTTATTCACTAGAATTCATTTCAATGTTCAGAAAGCATGCATAATGACGAGCTGTGTAAACGTTCCTCTCTGATGCAATAACCAAGTTCAGATGTTGACAAATGAGAGTCTTTCTAGTTTCTTGAGTTGAGCAATGCATGAAGTTTAAACATGTGTCCGCACGTTCATAGTCTTAGAGCCTCTCTATGTCACATTGTAAATGTTTAGGTGTAATAACACTCTTCTTGAGAATTCGTGGGTGTATTAATATGGATCTTTCCAAATCCATGTACCAATTATCCTATAAAAGAAGGTCTGTGATTTCCTTCTTCTGTGCAAAGCAAAGGTTCACATGGAGTGATTTGAATACACAAATGGGTGATGCAAAGGCGGAAGACCAAAATGAGTCCGAATCTCTTCTTATTGTCCTACATCACTCCCTCAGATGAATCGACAATCTGGGCTCCTGTCCAATGCATCTCCAGGAATCCTGAATTGCAGACAACCACTACCAAATTCGAAAAAACAGGCACTATAATATACCAAACCAACATATCTTTTCATCATCATTTTGTTTTTCcctatttatttaaaattctgTCATTCTACCCCTTCCTTCATTGAACTATTGATTAAATCGAGCTCAAACGACAGGAATTAGGCCTCCAATCGAAGCTAAAGCCTAAAGTTGTGACTAAAAACCTCACCTTAAATAATTAGCAATTATCAAATCTAAACTAGAGCCACACTTTAATGTTTCTCCCAAATTGTTAAGCATATAAATCGCATAATCAGAAAGCAAGATAACAGAAATCAAAGATAATGGAGAAATTAAACAGAAATCGGGAAAGTGGAGGGGAGTGGGTTGAAACCTTGATAAAGTATGATTGAAGGAGgtggaggagaagaaggagacggaAGCCCATTCATGCTTCGATCGAATCTGATACTCTCGCAACTGCTCCGCCAGATTCGATCGCGTTATCATctctttgcctttgcctttgcctttgccttgtaTGAACCTCTCTTATTATCTTTACAAGAAATCCTCCGAGGTTCTCTGCAACTGCAACAATGGATTCGAACGACGGGACGACGGAACGACGAGTATCCGCCGGTTTTCGTTGCGTCTTCCCAATCCGTGGACCTCCTAGCCCTCGACGTTAAAATTGATCTTTGTGGACTCCCTCGAATGGCTCGGTTTTTTAGTATAATTTGGTAAGCCGGGGCTTTCCTAACAAAAGTAGCGTTTAAACCGGATCAAATTAAACTGAGCTGTTCAGTTTATTCCATCTTTTTTCAATATTGCAATGGTAAACTAGTACGCGCTTTATTATAATAGTGGAGAAGTGTTTTGTCTTTGCATCACGTCATAaatttaaactttgtttattttctaatctaacaaatctaacGAATTGGCAATAATTGATTTGGAGAAATCAAAAGATGAGTACTTCCTAATAACAGATGATTCAGTGTATGATGCACGAgaacaaaattgccctgcgaaAGATTAAAAAGAGTTAAAGATAAGGTGGGCTTTTCACCCGGCCTATTTTTATTGTGTTTGGGGTAAAGGTGGGCCTTCTTAAGTTCGCATAACTCTTCTTGATTGGAAGTTAGTTTGAATTCGAAAAGCCCTAAATTTAGGCTTAAGTAAAGACAGTGCACGCTTGCAGTGGAGCCGAATGAATGACATACCCACATGGAAACAACGGACAAACCCCCAAACCCCTCCGAGAATCCCCCTAATGACGTCGTCTTCGACGACTCGTCGCCGGAAACCGACCTCACTCCCTCAAGCTCAACCCCTCACGAAAATCACTCGTCGGAAAACCCATCGGCACCTCCCCAAACGATACTCGAAGCCCCCGTTTCGGACTCTCAAGATGACTCCTCCGAGCCCATTCCCGAAAGCGAAGACACCCTTCTCGATCAACGGCACCTCCAAAACCCTATCGAACCGGGCCCAGCTGAACCCGGTCTGCCAGCCAAGAGACGCCGTCGCAGGAAGAAGTTCTTCACGGAGCTCAATGGCTCTCCGTCGTTGGCCAAGAACCGCCGCACCGACCTCAACAAAGACGTCGACGTCGAAGCCCTAATCGCAATATCAGTGGGGTTTCCGGTCGACTCGCTCACGGAGGAGGAAATCGAGGCCAACGTGGTACCCACCATCGGCGGCGTTGAGCAAGCCAACTATATCGTCGTGAGGAACCACATTCTGTCTCGCTGGAGGTCAAATGTGTCTTTCTGGTTGACCCGGGAGCTGGCGCTGGAGTCGATTCGCTCGGAGCACAAAGGCCTGGTAGACTCAGCTTATGAGTTTCTGGTGGAGCACGGCTACATCAACTTCGGGCTAGCACCGGCGGTGAAAGAAGCAAAATTGAGATCCTTTGTCGAGGCCGAGAGGGGCAATGTGGTCATTGTGGGGGCTGGCTTGGCGGGTTTGGTGGCTGCGAGACAATTGGTGTTTTTGGGCTTCAAAGTTGCGGTCTTGGAAGGTAGGAGCAGGCCTGGTGGTCGCGTGAAGACGAGGAAGATGGTAGCCGAGCGTGAGGGAGTGGAGGCTGCGGCGGATCTCGGCGGAAGTGTCCTCACTGGAATCAATGGCAACCCGCTTGGAGTTTTAGCTCGGCAACTGGGTCTGCCTCTTCATAAGGTGAGGGATATTTGCCCGCTTTATTTACCAGATGGGAAAGCTGTGAATTCTGAGATGGATTCTAGTATAGAGGCTTCTTTTAATAAGTTGTTAGATAGAGTTTGTAAGCTTAGGCACGCAATGATAGAGGAAGTTAAGTCCGTAGATGTTTCGTTAGGGACTGCATTGGAAGCTTTTCAACGCGTTTATAGTGTTGCCCAAGACCCACAGGAGAGGATGCTCTTGGACTGGCATCTTGCTAATTTGGAATATGCAAATGCTTCCTTGATGTCCAATTTGTCCATGGCCTATTGGGATCAGGATGATCCCTATGAGATGGGAGGTGACCATTGTTTTATCCCGGGAGGCAATGAGACTTTTGTGCGGTCCCTTGCAGAGGGCCTTCCAATCTTCTATGAAAGGACTGTGCAAAGTATTCGGTATGGTTCTGATGGGGTTTTGGTTTATGCAAACGGGCAGGAGTTTTGTGGGGACATGGTTCTTTGCACTGTCCCGTTAGGTGTGCTTAAGAAGGGTTCCATTGAATTTGTCCCTGAGCTTCCACAAAGGAAGAAGGATGCAATTCATGGTTTAGGATTTGGATTACTGAATAAGGTTGCCATATTGTTCCCTTATAACTTCTGGGGTGGAGATATTGATACTTTTGGGCACTTGACTGAGGATTCGACTATGAGAGGCGAGTTCTTTCTGTTTTATAGCTACTCTTCTGTATCAGGAGGGCCTCTTCTAGTTGCTCTTGTGGCTGGAGATGCTGCAATTAAGTTTGAATTGATGTCTCCTGTTGAGTCTGTGAATAGGGTGTTGGACATATTAAGGGGTATTTTCAACCCGAAGGGGATTGCTGTTCCGGAACCTATTCAGGCAGTGTGCACTCGGTGGGGGAAGGATGACTTTGCATACGGATCTTATTCATATGTTGCAGTAGGGTCTTCAGGAGATGATTATGATATTCTGGCAGAGAGTATTGGGGATGGGAGAGTGTTCTTTGCTGGAGAGGCCACTAACAAGCAGTATCCGGCAACAATGCATGGAGCTTTTTTGAGTGGGATGAGAGAAGCGGCTAACATACTGAGAGTAGCCAAACGGCGGCCAATTATCCCATCAGAAAAGTCAAGTAATGTTGGTGATGAGATGGACgatttgaataatttatttgaCACCCCTGACCTAAGATGTGGGAGCTTCTCTGTTTTGTTTGATCCCCGGTCAAATGAGTGTGATTCTGCTAACTCGCTGTTGAGGGTGACATTTGGAGTGGGAAATATGGACATGGGATCATGTCTCTCTCTTTGCCTATATGGTTTGATTTCGAGGAATCAGGCGAAGAAGTTGAGTGAGGTAGAAGGGGATGGGAACAGGATGAGAATGATAAATGTGGAATTTGGGGTGAGGTTGGGTGGGAGGAAAGGTCTAAGTGGTGCTGGGGAATCATTAATCAGCTACATtagggcagcaaaatcaaaaccGAACGTAGATGGAGGAGTTAAAGTATGAAGAATCCTGGGTGTGTGTTGTGCATAATGGATTGCAGTTGATTGGATCATTGATTTGAGCAGCTGGATGGAATTCATGGGCAACTGAACTGGACTGATTTGGTTTGGTAGTGATTATTTCTGCCTTGGTTGAGTTGTTGCTTAATTCTGTCCTTGGAAGTGCAAAAGTGATTGTGAGTTATTTATTCTTCATCCTCTTACTCACTCATGAATTGAGAtgaagaagtatgatttttcttCATTCAGTTTGCAGTATGCTTTTTGTGTGGCTGTTTATGTTTTGCTGCGTTGTTTGTTTCCAATCTCCATGGACCGTAGAGTATAGACTATAAGGACGGATGACGAAATTGATTGATCTTAACTATACCAAAACTTGGTGGCTAGGAATTGGATTGGATTGAATTAAAAATAACTAGATTCTAAATTTTGTCCGATCCTACCATTTTGCAAGGATTATGTAAGGATTATGAGGTATAAATTTTCTTCATGCTCGATTCATCTGAAGTCCTTCGACTAGGATTAAAAAGCCCTCCGATCCTATAGGTATGACGGAAATTCACATGGGCAATGGGTAATGGGCCCGGCCCAAATAGTTGCGTATAAAACGATGAGAAAAGTTTAGCAATGCTCCGTGCCTTCTAAACTTTTCTCAATTATttcgttaatattttatttttcagtcTATCGTACGACAAAAGCTTCTGAATTTGCTGTATATATTTGAAATTGTGAATTGTAATTCATCGTTAAGTTTAACAAAGTTTTAGACAAAGAGTACCGCCGTCCAAAATTGGTACTTGACTTGTATTCTAATATTTCATAGGGTAACTCGATTGGTTGAATTTTGGGCTTAAGCCAAATCTAAAACGGTACGTCGCCTAGCCATCGTTCGAGAATCGCGGCATGCTGCCATCTGTACTCTGTACCCCACCAAAGTGATGACCCCGACAAGTGGCAAGTCATAACCATTCAAAACCGAACACAGATCCCCTCCGGATCTGTGCAACCGCAACCCAAGAATCAATAGATTCAtaccattaaaatttgatcaaacgattaCAAATAGAAAATTCTTCTAAAAATTATGATAGTTATAatcgttaaatcaaatttattgACTCCGGTTGCacagatccgaagaggatctgtGTTCTTCAAAGCCCTAATGAATAATAAAATGGCCCACCATAATAATTTACCGTGCACCCACCATCGCAAATCTCGAAAGTCCCCTCCCTCCTTCCGACGATTGCTACGTGGTTCCCTCCATCAAACCGACCTTCACGCATTTATACGAACAAGGCCGACACTGAGGGGTCCCACACTTGCACTCCTCCCACGTTCTTCTTACACGTTGCGGCCTCTTACTGGTACATGCTCTCAGCACCAGTACGTCTCACCTCTCCTCCTTTAAGACTTTCCTCTTTCGCCTTTAAGACTGTTTGATTTCCATTATTTGATTTGCCTACAAGGAACGCACAACTCGCCGCTCCTAACTGGCACATTTGCCATTCTGACACGCGTCGGCTATCCGTGGCGAGTGGAAATTTGCGCGGGTACCAATTCTCCTCTGTCCTTTTATGATTGAATGCACCACGTCGGTCGGTTACAAAACTTTACAATGGGAAATACTGTGAGAAATAGCATTAGGTTTTGCTGCTACAGCCTACAGCtcacatttattttattttattagtaATATATATAATCTACTTTTAACTTAATGGCGTCATATGCGTGGGCGTGGATGCTATATAAAGCTCACTCTCTGCGTAAGAAAAGAACATCAAAGCAACATTTCAGCTCTCTTTACAAAACTATTATTCTTTAAGTaagttgtgatttgataatAAGAAAGTATGGCGGAGGAGTACAACAAGAGCCAAGAACACGAGTACGAGAGGAAGACTGGGGATTACGAGGAAGGATCTGGTGCAGGCGAGACCAAGGATCGCGGGTTGTTTGATTTCTTGGGGAAGAAAGCGGAGGAGAAGCCAACTTCTTATCAGCATGAGGAGAAGCCAGCTTCTTATCAGGAGGAGGAGGTGATCGTCACTGAGTTTGATGAGAAAGCCAAGATCTCCGATCATCATGAGGCACTGGCTCCTGATCAGTACACATCATCATACAGGAAAGTAGAAGAGGACAAGGAGAAGAAGCACGAGAATCTCTTGCAGAAGCTTCACCGATCTAACAGCAGCTCTAGCTCTGTAAGTATTCGTATTTGGaaattatttttgaaaattattattagcacttcaaaaattttATTCTACCTTCTAAACTTTCTAtctttctatattaggaaagaaaattATATTTGTGAGAAGTGTTGAAAGAAATTGTTAGAGTGCCAATAgcatttcttttatttatttatttttattacaaacGATTGGCTTTTAAGCTAATTAAAAGGAGAGCATGTATTGTATCATACATATTTTTGGCAAGATTTCTTAACCCAAAAAAGAAGGAATCCGGATCTCGCCGGATCTTCTTTGTTAGGAGCTCAATGATCTGAATCATGTTCgttaatgataaaaaattattttaaatatttttacttaaaattgaatataaacaatcCGACAAAAATATCATAAACAAACATAATTCACGA
Above is a window of Malus sylvestris chromosome 15, drMalSylv7.2, whole genome shotgun sequence DNA encoding:
- the LOC126603932 gene encoding uncharacterized protein LOC126603932 — protein: MITRSNLAEQLREYQIRSKHEWASVSFFSSTSFNHTLSRVDVVLFVIWELVILAFLVFSAVSLYFRHMRLAFVLVCIAMLLLLCIKVTKQVRLARKKKRRMLLPLSM
- the LOC126603930 gene encoding lysine-specific histone demethylase 1 homolog 1-like — protein: METTDKPPNPSENPPNDVVFDDSSPETDLTPSSSTPHENHSSENPSAPPQTILEAPVSDSQDDSSEPIPESEDTLLDQRHLQNPIEPGPAEPGLPAKRRRRRKKFFTELNGSPSLAKNRRTDLNKDVDVEALIAISVGFPVDSLTEEEIEANVVPTIGGVEQANYIVVRNHILSRWRSNVSFWLTRELALESIRSEHKGLVDSAYEFLVEHGYINFGLAPAVKEAKLRSFVEAERGNVVIVGAGLAGLVAARQLVFLGFKVAVLEGRSRPGGRVKTRKMVAEREGVEAAADLGGSVLTGINGNPLGVLARQLGLPLHKVRDICPLYLPDGKAVNSEMDSSIEASFNKLLDRVCKLRHAMIEEVKSVDVSLGTALEAFQRVYSVAQDPQERMLLDWHLANLEYANASLMSNLSMAYWDQDDPYEMGGDHCFIPGGNETFVRSLAEGLPIFYERTVQSIRYGSDGVLVYANGQEFCGDMVLCTVPLGVLKKGSIEFVPELPQRKKDAIHGLGFGLLNKVAILFPYNFWGGDIDTFGHLTEDSTMRGEFFLFYSYSSVSGGPLLVALVAGDAAIKFELMSPVESVNRVLDILRGIFNPKGIAVPEPIQAVCTRWGKDDFAYGSYSYVAVGSSGDDYDILAESIGDGRVFFAGEATNKQYPATMHGAFLSGMREAANILRVAKRRPIIPSEKSSNVGDEMDDLNNLFDTPDLRCGSFSVLFDPRSNECDSANSLLRVTFGVGNMDMGSCLSLCLYGLISRNQAKKLSEVEGDGNRMRMINVEFGVRLGGRKGLSGAGESLISYIRAAKSKPNVDGGVKV